The Pecten maximus chromosome 11, xPecMax1.1, whole genome shotgun sequence genome has a segment encoding these proteins:
- the LOC117337618 gene encoding solute carrier family 52, riboflavin transporter, member 3-B-like codes for MGKGRNLFNCGEINIFVYFVVAMFGVGSWVAVNGLWVELPVMVPYLPEGWKLPSYLTVIIQLANVGPILVTFAYTCSKDSLNEKAIVYLILTVGAVACLLLAFFWRATSYIAGEEHSTALLVLQFFLACVDCTSSVLFLPFMSLFRVEYMTGYFIGEGLSGLIPSLVALGQGVGKMTCQNISIVNETTNISHYEIQPFYHEPTFPVEDFFFFLFAMMIMSGSAFTLLNYLPYCKKEHTVEYVMEDNTESSSLGSNSNSHYELSSDQGTFQGDSYHDPSTAGHSNSELVLSNKKRPSLAICTDTHSVSARESLSKRTYIYYLILIAWISAISNGVLPSIQTYSCLPYGNSAYHLAVTLSSISNPVACFVAFLLPVATTIVINGLTLIGTCLAAFILVTAVQSPTPLLYDSEAGPAVVIIAWVTFTALISYSKVSIATFFRKEGKQALLWCGALTQVGSVIGALLTYLLVNVWTIFESAPACP; via the exons ATGGGGAAAGGAAGGAACCTGTTCAACTGTggtgaaatcaatatttttgtatactTTGTTGTCGCCATGTTTGGTGTTGGATCCTGGGTAGCGGTGAATGGATTGTGGGTAGAACTACCGGTAATGGTTCCCTACCTACCAGAGGGCTGGAAACTGCCATCGTATCTGACTGTGATCATCCAGCTAGCCAACGTTGGACCGATTCTGGTGACATTTGCTTATACATGTTCAAAAGATTCCTTGAATGAGAAGGCCATCGTGTATCTCATCCTTACAGTTGGAGCAGTGGCTTGCCTTCTATTAGCATTTTTCTGGCGGGCTACTTCTTATATTGCAGGAGAGGAACACAGCACAGCTTTGTTAGTTTTACAATTCTTCCTCGCCTGTGTGGACTGTACATCCTCTGTATTATTTTTACCATTCATGTCACTGTTTCGAGTCGAGTATATGACAGGATATTTTATCGGAGAAGGTCTAAGTGGATTAATTCCAAGTTTGGTTGCCCTTGGACAGGGAGTAGGCAAGATGACATGTCAAAACATCTCAATCGTAAACGAGACTACAAATATCTCTCACTATGAAATTCAACCATTTTATCATGAACCTACATTTCCAGTGGAGGATTTCTTCTTTTTCCTATTTGCAATGATGATAATGAGTGGATCGGCCTTTACGCtactgaattatctcccttactgCAAGAAAGAACATACAGTTGAATATGTGATGGAGGACAACACGGAGTCCAGCAGCTTAGGTAGCAACAGTAATAGTCATTACGAACTCTCCAGTGATCAGGGTACATTTCAGGGTGATTCGTACCATGACCCATCCACGGCAGGGCATTCCAACTCGGAATTAGTCCTGAGCAATAAAAAGAGGCCCAGTCTTGCCATATGTACTGATACCCATTCTGTATCTGCCAGAGAGTCGCTCAGTAAAAggacatatatttattatctgATTCTAATCGCATGGATCAGCGCTATTAGTAATGGAGTGCTGCCCTCAATCCAGACCTACTCATGTCTACCTTACGGGAACAGTGCGTACCATCTAGCAGTCACGTTATCCAGTATTTCCAATCCCGTCGCTTGTTTTGTAGCCTTTTTACTCCCAGTGGCCACCACGATTGTCATAAATGGCCTCACCTTGATTGGAACATGCCTGGCTGCGTTTATTTTGGTGACGGCCGTCCAAAGCCCCACTCCTTTGCTGTATGACAGTGAGGCTGGTCCAGCCGTAGTG attataGCCTGGGTCACATTTACGGCACTTATCTCATATTCCAAGGTTTCCATAGCAACATTCTTTAGGAAAGAAGGAAAGCAAGCTCTTCTGTGGTGTGGAGCCTTGACACAGGTGGGATCCGTTATTGGTGCTCTCCTCACTTATTTATTAGTTAATGTGTGGACTATTTTTGAAAGTGCTCCAGCatgtccttga